In the genome of Bremerella sp. P1, the window AACAGGTTGGGCATGTTCGACATGCGCTTCAGAGGACGACCGACGACCGCTTCACCCAGGTTGGTCGAAACGTCCTGGTAACCTTCGGGAGCGTCAATTTCCTCTTCGAAGGCGCACAGTTGAATGAAGGAAGAAGCGACTTCGGTAGCTGGCCGGGCGTCGGCCAGTGAGTCGGCATCGAGGTCGGTCGACTCGATCGCGGTGACTTCGCAAGAGTTCCACCAGATACCAAACGGATACTGCGACTTCGGGTTGGCTTCCGGACAAGGAGCGACCATTTGAGGATCGCGCCAGCGACCCTTGCGGCAGAGCGCGCAGCCGGATGCGAACTGAATCAACAGGATCGCAGCGCAAAGGGCGGCAAATGTCGGCTTCCAGCGGACCACGAGATTCGCTTCCTGCATTTTTTGGGTGGGGAGTGTGTCGGGACATGTCATCCATCACGACATGCGCACCAGAGCGAAATTGAGTTCGAATTTCGCCATGAAACGTTACCCCACCGAAAAGGTCCGCGCAGCCAACTGTCTTGGCGCAAGCAAGAAATATCGCCATCACCTCTTCGGGTGATAGCGATCGTTTCGGTTTTAGTGACCCAGGGCCGTCAGAACTAAGCTCCGGCCGAGGCGATTTGCTTCGGGAACAAGGCCGTCCGCCAGCGAGCGGCACGTTCGATGTGCTGCTGAACGATGTTGCACAATTCAGCTCGTTGGATCGGTTTGAGCAGGAAGTCGGAGGCTCCATTTTCGACTGCTTGCGTCACATGCATCCAGCTCGACTGACCGGTCAGGAAGACAACCTGAGTCCAGGCATTTCGCTGTTTGGCGAAGACCAGCATATCCTGGCCACTGATCTGCGGCATCTCGATATCGCTGATCAGCAGATCGCAGCAGTTGGAACCGATCCAGCTTTGGGCCTCGTAGGCGTCGGTGAAGTCGATTATGTCAAGTTCGTTGCCAAAAGCTCCGCGAAGGATGGTTTTCACCAAGCGAACGATACCAGCATCGTCGTCGAGAATCACGGTTTTCAGTTTGCGGCTAGACATATTGTTGATCCTAACGCCCTAAGAATCACTAAGAATGGTTTGGGTTTTCACTCGAAGACTAGGTTACAATTGCCTAATAAGCGCGTCCCTTTTGTGGGAGTCCGCAACCCTTGAGTTTGACTTCATGAGTGGGAGTACCGGTTTTATGGAAGATATGGATTTTGTGCCTGTCCGTACGTGCCAGAGTCACGAGGAAGCGACGATCATTCAAAACGCGCTTCAGGAAGAAGGTATTCCGTGCACCCTGGACAACGACCATCAGGGCGGCCTGACCGGCGTGCTGGCGATCCGCATTATGGTGCCCAGCGAAAGGAAAGAAGCCGCCGATCAATTTCTCACCGAGCATCACTCGGAGTAGATCGACTAGCCCTGCATGGCTTGAATCGCCGCAGTCAATTCAGTGACGGCCGACTTAAGGTCGTTGCCTTCCAACCAAAGACGCGGCGCATGAACCTTTTGACGAACGGCCTCAGCTAACGCAGCTTGAAGGCCGTTTCTTTCTTCAGGCGACCACCAACCTGCTTCGACGTCGCCGTAGGTATCTTCCGGGCGATTCCAATAGACCGTCAGCCGTGCTGGTGATGTGCCTGGTGGGATGC includes:
- a CDS encoding response regulator, which encodes MSSRKLKTVILDDDAGIVRLVKTILRGAFGNELDIIDFTDAYEAQSWIGSNCCDLLISDIEMPQISGQDMLVFAKQRNAWTQVVFLTGQSSWMHVTQAVENGASDFLLKPIQRAELCNIVQQHIERAARWRTALFPKQIASAGA
- a CDS encoding putative signal transducing protein yields the protein MEDMDFVPVRTCQSHEEATIIQNALQEEGIPCTLDNDHQGGLTGVLAIRIMVPSERKEAADQFLTEHHSE